CCACGTGATTATATTACAGCAAGTGTATTATTTTCAACAGCATTAGCAATAGGTAATAAATTAGAGTTAAAAACTAAATATGATAATATTCCTATACTATGGGTGGCGATAGTTGGTAATGTTTCAAGTGGTAAGACCGAACCGATGAAGACTTGCCTAAGTTATTTCATAAATAAAGATAAAGAAGCATTTTACGAATATAAAATACAAAAAAGTTTATTTGATGCTGAAATGGAGAAACCAAAAAAAGAGCGTGATACCTCTTTAATTCCACCTACCTACTTTCAATATTTACTTAATGACTATACACCCGAAGCACTTTATAATGTACATACAAAAAATGATAGAGGACTAAGTATTTACCGAGATGAATTAAAAGGGTGGGTGGACGATTTCGGACGTTATAATAAAAGTGGCGAACAAAGTACAATACTATCTACATATTACCGCCAACCTATGCAGATAAATAGAGCAGGTGATAAAGACCCTATCTTTATCCATAAGCCTTGTATTTATGTTGGTGGAGGAATACAACCTGATATATTACAAGATTTAGCAAAAGATAATAGAGCAGAAAATGGATTTTTAAGTAGATTTATATTTGCTTATCCTGACTTAGCAGATAAACAGCCATACAGCAATAAAACCCTAAATATAGATACTTTAACGAACTATCATAACTATTTAGATATACTTGCTAATATTCCAGAGATAATCAATTTAAAGCTAAGTGATGAAGCAGAAATAGTTTATGCTAATTGGTATAATGATAATGCAGAAAGAACTAATAATGAACCAACAGGATATTTAAAAGGAGTGTATGGTAAATTAGATGTAATTAGTTTAAGACTTGCTATTGTAGTACACGGTATGCATTTAGTTCGTGAACAAGATACATCAACAGAAATAAGTTCTATAACTATGCGAACAGCAATTGAATTAACTGAATATTTTAGAGCAACAGCCTTAAAAGTGTATCATAAAATATTTAAAAAAAATAGAAGTACTGATGTAGATAAGAAAGATGTAATTAAATATCTTAATTCTATTGGAGCAAGTCAAAACGAAATAGCAAAAGTATTAAAAGTAAGCCAACAGTATGTAAATAAAATTTTGAGATAAGTATCGGTTGTAGGTTGTAGCCAAGCTAAATACAATAATGATAGGCGTTTGAGAAAAAACACCCTACAACCAATAAAAAATGTAAAAATAAATATAGGTTGTACCCTTATTAGGTATTAAAGTCAATGTTTATAGATGTTTAACAAGATTACAACCTACAACCATACAACCTAAAGAAAAATGAAAATATCATTATTCAGAGTTGGTAAAAATTAGAACCTATTGATAAATACAATAAAATACAATAAGATATGCCATTTGAAAAGAATGTAAGTGGTAACCCAAAAGGGAAACCCAAAGGAGCAGTAAACAAGACTACAAGGGAATTAAGAGAAATTATAAATGAATTTCTTAGTAAGAACTTAGATAAAATACAAGATGACTTTGATAAGTTAGAGCCTAAAGAAAAGTTACTTTTCATAGATAAGATGTTAAAACACGTCCTACCGCCAA
The nucleotide sequence above comes from Chitinophagales bacterium. Encoded proteins:
- a CDS encoding DUF3987 domain-containing protein produces the protein METLNKFSVYHAPIKNIYPFKNVTLEDVHTVITSNKYKAITNELRQITDKQQQNEFKATKLDYITFSGIFSKRANDGLVYHSNLFCIDLDNLNNVADTKSKILELLPPALMFVSPSGIGIKLVYKINIDEAKHIEYFKAFEKFFKEQMSLTIDDKCKDVSRACFLCYDNEAYLNVDAPIIDISFIDTFYSEVEQVPPIEVVREPITDYDVIADNLKKWLNKKESYVNGNRHGYLTKLAGAYNRYGIPQYYAENDILSFCQNDCKQSDLLNIVKGIYKRTDWHNTASFEISKPYDFADNETEVKPKAKTPQLPINGLPEYLQSFINEYVDVYNVPRDYITASVLFSTALAIGNKLELKTKYDNIPILWVAIVGNVSSGKTEPMKTCLSYFINKDKEAFYEYKIQKSLFDAEMEKPKKERDTSLIPPTYFQYLLNDYTPEALYNVHTKNDRGLSIYRDELKGWVDDFGRYNKSGEQSTILSTYYRQPMQINRAGDKDPIFIHKPCIYVGGGIQPDILQDLAKDNRAENGFLSRFIFAYPDLADKQPYSNKTLNIDTLTNYHNYLDILANIPEIINLKLSDEAEIVYANWYNDNAERTNNEPTGYLKGVYGKLDVISLRLAIVVHGMHLVREQDTSTEISSITMRTAIELTEYFRATALKVYHKIFKKNRSTDVDKKDVIKYLNSIGASQNEIAKVLKVSQQYVNKILR